The following are from one region of the Geoalkalibacter subterraneus genome:
- a CDS encoding cytochrome c3 family protein yields MKNHVWRPLFVVIAIVAVILLARAFYVPKDFGIHGGEGFMYGWYREGNVQEWKDFPAKYRGRDYCAGCHVDQAESSAESMHGAIQCENCHGPAFDHPEEPMQLAIDRSRDLCLRCHARLPYPGSDRGDLPGIEPDEHNPGFACVDCHAPHNPDLEEM; encoded by the coding sequence GTGAAAAACCATGTCTGGCGTCCTCTTTTCGTCGTCATCGCCATCGTTGCGGTCATCCTTCTGGCACGCGCATTCTATGTCCCGAAGGATTTTGGCATCCATGGCGGCGAGGGGTTCATGTACGGCTGGTATCGTGAGGGCAATGTGCAGGAATGGAAGGATTTTCCGGCCAAATACCGCGGCCGGGACTACTGCGCCGGCTGTCACGTGGATCAGGCAGAAAGTTCAGCGGAATCGATGCATGGCGCCATCCAGTGCGAGAACTGCCACGGACCTGCCTTCGACCACCCGGAAGAACCGATGCAGCTTGCCATTGACCGCAGCCGTGATCTCTGCCTGCGCTGTCACGCCCGTCTGCCCTACCCGGGAAGCGATCGCGGCGATCTGCCCGGCATCGAACCTGACGAGCACAACCCAGGATTTGCCTGCGTTGACTGCCACGCCCCTCATAATCCCGACCTGGAGGAAATGTGA
- a CDS encoding LbtU family siderophore porin codes for MNWMRRLLGCFFVAGLILMLPVVVLAQPDYEAMRSQIDNLRQRIATLEGEKTQPDEPFILSALNKSITLSGLLELEAFWEKVEGGEETSDLQLATVELAADVDINENIAGHLALLWEEDETDNIEVDQAVIFLRHPVPFWRHYVTFAGGKMYLPFGNFDSAFISDPLTLELGETNSTAAVFGFQGDLLALHVGAFNGDVDTRDDDRIDSWVASLELTPMDGLAFGISYLSDLAESDIELVKDEDLYRSSVAAGGAYLSWQIGGVNLLAEYIAALENFSSEMVGAGEDLTGERPWAWNVELSWEPTERWQLGVKAEGAEDFQSDLKRYGAVVSRGLFRNTVLGLEYLYGDADEDESHTVTAQLALSF; via the coding sequence ATGAATTGGATGAGACGATTGTTGGGATGTTTTTTTGTTGCGGGGCTGATTCTGATGTTGCCGGTTGTCGTCCTGGCGCAACCAGATTATGAGGCGATGCGCAGTCAGATCGACAACCTGCGTCAGCGCATTGCGACGCTGGAAGGGGAGAAAACTCAGCCCGATGAGCCTTTTATCCTCAGCGCGCTGAATAAATCGATTACTCTCAGCGGGTTGCTGGAGCTGGAGGCATTCTGGGAAAAAGTCGAGGGCGGTGAAGAAACCAGCGACCTGCAGCTGGCGACCGTGGAATTGGCGGCCGATGTGGATATTAACGAAAACATCGCTGGCCATCTGGCGTTACTGTGGGAGGAGGACGAAACTGATAACATTGAGGTTGATCAGGCGGTCATCTTTCTGCGCCACCCGGTTCCTTTCTGGAGACACTACGTCACCTTTGCCGGCGGCAAGATGTATCTGCCCTTCGGAAATTTCGACAGCGCCTTCATTAGCGACCCTCTGACTCTGGAGCTCGGTGAAACCAACAGTACGGCTGCGGTCTTCGGCTTCCAGGGCGATCTTCTGGCGCTGCATGTCGGCGCTTTTAATGGTGACGTTGACACCCGCGATGATGACCGCATCGACAGTTGGGTGGCTTCTCTTGAATTGACTCCGATGGACGGACTCGCCTTCGGAATCTCCTATCTGAGCGATCTGGCAGAAAGCGACATAGAATTGGTCAAGGATGAGGATCTGTATCGCTCCAGTGTGGCAGCGGGCGGCGCCTACCTCTCATGGCAGATAGGTGGGGTCAATCTTCTGGCTGAATATATCGCAGCCCTGGAAAATTTTTCGTCGGAGATGGTCGGTGCTGGAGAAGATCTAACCGGGGAAAGGCCCTGGGCATGGAACGTGGAACTGTCCTGGGAGCCGACAGAACGCTGGCAGCTCGGCGTAAAGGCTGAAGGTGCAGAAGATTTTCAGAGCGATCTCAAGCGCTACGGGGCCGTGGTCTCCCGCGGATTGTTCCGCAACACCGTGCTTGGGCTTGAATATCTGTATGGAGACGCCGATGAGGATGAAAGCCATACGGTGACGGCGCAGTTGGCATTGAGTTTCTAA
- a CDS encoding IS4 family transposase: MDQIVAETVSCQNQINSYFDNQRIARLLKQSNVAKQYGIAPVVVMRMIFSLVFTGKNLFRYLQADDSGSEIGKDTVYRFLNSVNANWRKFLHLLCAIVLNKKILPLTSTDTPKVFIVDDSLYNRNRSKNVELLARVHDHNDHRYYRGFRLLTLGWSDGSSFLPVSFSLLSSAQKKNRLAEAAEIDKRTNGFKRRAESLRKAPDGLMDLVKQARDSGISADYLLFDRRCDADCR; encoded by the coding sequence TTGGATCAGATTGTAGCAGAAACCGTTTCATGCCAGAATCAAATTAATTCGTACTTTGACAATCAGCGCATCGCACGACTACTGAAGCAAAGCAACGTGGCCAAACAGTACGGGATCGCTCCCGTTGTGGTGATGCGGATGATCTTCAGCCTGGTATTCACCGGCAAGAATCTCTTCCGCTACCTCCAGGCGGATGACTCCGGAAGTGAGATTGGCAAGGACACCGTTTACCGCTTTCTCAATTCGGTCAATGCCAACTGGCGCAAGTTCCTGCATTTGCTCTGTGCAATTGTCCTCAACAAGAAGATTCTGCCGCTGACATCGACAGACACACCCAAGGTCTTCATTGTTGACGACTCGCTCTACAACCGCAATCGGAGCAAAAATGTTGAACTGCTGGCGCGTGTCCATGACCATAATGATCATCGCTACTACCGTGGTTTCCGACTGCTGACCCTGGGCTGGTCGGACGGTTCAAGTTTCTTGCCGGTTTCATTCAGCCTGCTCAGCTCCGCCCAAAAGAAAAATCGACTGGCGGAAGCGGCTGAGATCGACAAACGAACTAACGGGTTTAAACGCCGCGCTGAAAGCCTGCGCAAGGCTCCCGATGGCCTCATGGATCTTGTGAAACAGGCCCGCGATAGCGGCATCAGTGCCGAT